A stretch of DNA from Cygnus atratus isolate AKBS03 ecotype Queensland, Australia chromosome 6, CAtr_DNAZoo_HiC_assembly, whole genome shotgun sequence:
CCCCAGGACCAGTTTGAGTTCGCGCTGACCGCCGTGGCCGAGGAGGTGAACGCCATCCTGAAGGCACTGCCGCAGTGATGGCAAGGACCCCCCCCGCTTCCCTCTCGTCTCCTCCACTCCCCGACACCCCCCTGCCCTCTGGCTTCGAGCGCTCTCCTCGCCCTGTAaatgctgtctgtgctgctcGCTGtccccccctgctcccctgccccgTGGCACCGAGcccccgctgctgctgcaggacctgCCTCTCATCCCCTGCagcggaggggccgggggggggcgaCGCTGGGATGGTGCCGTGGGGACAcattctccccccccccccagccgggGGAGCACTGCGCTGGGGTCCTGGTcctgccccccaccccgtcCCCTCCGTGTCGTTCCCACCTCGTCACTcgagcagaagagaaatttctagagaaatataattttgtatCTGGATGTGAATAAAGTCCTTGTGTCACGTTGGTGCAGCTGCAGCCGGGCCTGGCCTCCCTCTGTGTGGGcatgggggggggacacgcagGGGTGGCGGGCTCTGAAGCACCCCCCGGGAGCACAGCCTGCAcccccccagtgctgcagagcccagagctgcccccaggcaggggcagggggggacCCTGCACCCCGTTTTGGGGCTGCCCCCACGCCAGAGACACCCCACATGCGGCAGCTCCTGCAAACAGGTTTATTGACTGCTGTGGGCAGACGGGGTCTGGGGGGGCTACAGGGGCACAGCCTGGTACTGCTGCCTTGCTGCCCTTCACTGCCtgcccccccgtcccccccatatcccccccaCCTCCTCGGGTGCACCCCaacagcagccagctggggctAAGCTACAgcaccccctgctccagcccccccatcaccccctcctgctgcctccccagggcacGCTTGAggttccccctccccaaaacccccccaGGTACTGCTTGGCCATAGGGCCCgtccccccccaaccccacggaggcagggggtgctggggaagggggtggcagggggtggCCGTGCAGGGACAAAGCGGAGTCCTGGCTCGGAGAGCCTCCGTGGGCGAGCGGGCGTGCGCGGTCCCCCGGGCGCAGCAGCCTCAGAACACACCTGGGGAGACaagcggaggggggggggacacaacaCGACCGGTGAAACCCAGTGCTGGGAGCGCGTGGGAcatggggaaggaaggaggaaggtctgaggaggaggaggagagccaAGGCACAGTACAGCCGAGCTGGCACCCACCTCCCGGTGGGAGCACGGCCGGGGGGGGTCACAGCTttggggtgccccccccccagccaagGCAGGGGGTTGCCAGTGCCCTGTGGGGTGTGAGAGGGGTGGGAGAAGTGGGGTACGTggtggggaggcagcgggggggcaggcaggggctgcagcaggagggatggaggaggaggtAAAGGCAGGAGCAGTGGCGTCCAGCCAGACACACGGCACCAAGCAGAGTCCACGCACGCACACACCTTTCCTTGCGAGGAGGGAGACCCCCgaagccccctccccaggcccaCCCAGGCCAGGCGGGGGGGCGGCAGCAGGGGGGCACTGTCACAGCCCCTGCCcggctgcagggcaggcagggagaggccccCACCTGCCCTGGTCCCCAGGGGCACGGAGCTGCCCGTCCTACCGAGACCCCACCGAGGGCCCCTCGCCCAGCAGCCAGGCTAACcctggcagcccccccagctccagaCCCCCCCCAGCCGCCTCCCCACCCAGGAAGGAGCAAGGAGGCAGGGCACAGACCCCGTCCCTTGCCGGGGGAGGCAGGAGCCGAGCCACGGGCAGCCCCGCTGTAACGGGGCCGCGCTGAACCCCGGCACCCCTTCTCCCCTCCATGCCCTACGGAGGGCCCTGCTCGTGgcgggggggcacagcccccggccccacgcTCACAGCAGGTGGCAGTGCCACTGCTTCGCTTTGGGGGCAGGCTCGTGCCCCGGTGCCAaggggctgccagccctggggggcTCCCGCTCGGCCCCCCCCCGGTTCCTGCGGGCCGTGCCGGCGGcaggggggccggggctgccccccggggctgggggggcactggggcCGTGCCCACCTGCTCGGTGGTGCCCCGCGGCCTCCATCTCGGACAGGCTGTAGGCCATGGCCAGCTGCAAGTCCTCGTCCTCGTCCTCGCTGTCCGTGTAGAGGCAGACGGGCGAGGAGCTCTGGGGCCGgtgcggggcgggcggcgggggcgagGGGGGGCGCGGGCTGGGGAAGGCTTGCTGCTCCCGCCggctcagctccagccccagcgccATGTCGTCTGGGACACCTGTGGGACGGGAGGGGGATTACTGGCACCGGGTCCCAACCTCCCCAAATCCCGGTCCCCCCCTGCTCCGTGCACCCCAGCGCAGAGCCCGGTTGGGTCCACGCCTGctcaaaaatcccaaacctgCCCAAATCCAAGCTCTCAcgcagcaccccacagccccgctAAGGGAGGAGGGGGTCCCCAAAAAGGGGCGCGGGCAGGTGGCACGGCCAGCCCCGAAGCAGCCTCTCACCGTCAATGTGGATCGACTTCAGCTCCCCGTCCTCCTCCACTTCCACGCGCTCCCGCCCGTTCTCGATGATCCTGCAGGCACcgacagacggacagacagacagacagtcAGCCGGCGGCCCAAGCACCCcggcagcaagcagcagggtGCGAGCAGCACCCGGCACGGCCGGGGCCCTCACCGCTTGGTGGTGATGCGCCGGCCGTTGACGAAGGTGGTGGAGGTGGAGACGGAGCGGAAACCCAGCCCCGCGTCGGCACCGGAGCTGAAGGACGAGGCGAAGAAGTCTGCAGGAGGGAGCCACAGCATCAGtgcccggggggctcggggcacACGGGGACAAACCGGGCGCTGCCCAGGCGTGAGCAGCACCGGGGGCTGGTGATACCCATACCTGAGGAGCCAGGGAACGGGGAGAAGAAGTGGCCCCCTCCGTGGTGCCGGTGGCCAGCTCCTCGCAGCTCGGAGAAGGGCAGCATCTCGTCTGCAAGGCAGGGAGCCccccttcagcagcagcccccagacccCGCAGCATCCAACCGTCCCCGAGCTCCGCGGCTGCCCCAGgaccccagccccggcccctgttcccctcccaccccacacGCACCAAAGAAGTCAGCGAAGGGGTCTCGCCCGCCGAAAAACTCCCGGAAAACGTCGTGGGCGCTGCGGAAGGTGAAGGTGAACTCGGGGGCCCCGGCGTCGGCCCTGGAGccccctggtcctgctggagAGAAGAGGCAGAGGGTTAAGTGGAGCCCGGGGTGGGGACCCCCAAGAGGGCGGGAGCTCCAGGGGGTGCAGTAGCCCTCTGTAGCCCTCATTTGCCCCCACTCACCTGCCCCCATGAGGCCCTCTTTGCCATAGCGGTCATAGATATCGCGCTTCTGCTCTGGAAGAAGAAgagagggaggctgggggggagctgggagccaggcCTGGgcccaaaagcagcagcacgaGCACGAAGCGGTGATGTTCCCACAGCCAAGGTGGGTGCAGAGCAGCGGGGAGCGAGGGAAGGGGGGTGGCACAAGCCCCCGCTGCTCCCCCTGAGCCCCCAACACCGGTCAAGGCTGCGCCAGCCCCCGCGGGGAGACCTCCCCCTGGGCACCATCGCTCACGAGAGCCTTTTTGTGAGgaggcagcccagccccacaggctgcaggagagaCCTGCTACCTCCTGGGGACGGGGGCTTTCACGCAGCCCAGGGGTGCCAGCCGGGTGAGCCCAGCAGGACACACGGGGTGTCAGAGTCAGCAGCCCCAAGGGCAGGGGGGGGACACGCAGCACAGCATCGTGGCCTCTTACTGTCTGACAGCACTTCATAGGCCTCCGCGATTTCTTTGAACTTCTGCTCAGCGTATTCCTTGTTGTCTGGGTTTTTATCCGGGTGCCATTTCAGCGCTGCCTTCCTGTACCTGCACAGAGGACAGTCAGCGGTGGGCACACCACGGCCTCTGGGCCAGCCAAGCCCCTCTGAGCGCTCGCAGCTCCTGAGGTTTAAACCAGCCCCTGGTGCCCTTCTGATTCACAGCCTCTCCCTTCAACGCTTCACCCCAGCTTTGGTCCCAGGCCCTGTGCATACAGAGGTGGACtcgctgctcctgccctccctgcaaTGTCACCCGTAGCAGCCACAAACCCTCCCACAGCTGTTTTCTATTCCCACCCCCTCAGATGGCCCCAGGCATCCCGCTCCCCTCCGCTGGCTGGGCAGGACGAGCGGGTCGATGGCGCACGCCAGCTCGGGCATCGGTCCCCACACCCTGTCCCCTCCCGGGGGCTAATGGGtccctggagctgtgctgggctctgctcgcTGCAGGATGCCTGGGCACGCAGCCACGGCTGTGCCGGGGGCACGGCTGGGCTCTGCGAgctctcccagcacccagccgcACAGCTTCTCATCAacttttctccccctcccccttttagCTGGGTCAGGGCTCTGGGTCGCTGCACAGCTCTTGGCAAGGAGGGGTCTTCCCAAGCTGGCTCTGCCAGCCGTCCTCCGCCACCCCCGTGTCCTTCGGAGGGGACAAGGAGACCCTCGTGAACACCAGCAGGACCTCTGTGCCCATCCCGAGCCCTGCGCTGACACCAGGGACAAGGGCACCAAGCCCCAACAAGGGCAGCCTTTGTGCAGCACTGCCCCGGCCTCTGCACAGACAGGCAGCGCCAACCCGCGCCGTTAGACGGACGGAAACAAAGGCCGGGGGCCGCGCCAGGGCGCGAGCACACGCCTGGCACAGGCTTACGCCTTCTTGATGTCGTCGGCGGTGGCATTGCGGCTCACGCCCAGCGCCTCGTAGTAGTCCACCATGACGCGCGGCCGTCCCGCGGGGACGCTGGGGAGGAACGGCAGGGTCAGGCAGCGCAGAGCAATGAGAGCGCTGCGGGAGCACGCACGGGCTGTCCCACCCTCCCCAGGTCCCATACGGACCCTCCCCACCGCCCTGGCCGCCTCCGAACCTGTCACCCCCCCGAACCACGCGCAGCATCCTTATCGGCTCCGGGGGCACGCCGCTCTCTGcccccctcccagcagctgcgTCACCTCCGTCCCCGGCTGCGccctccccaaatcctcccGCCCCGCACcgggtgcccccccccgccccgcagctCACCCAGGCAAGGGATGCCGGTGCACTGCACCCCGACGGGGGGGGGCATGGAGGCTGCCCtcggttccccccccccccccgccataAGGCGCTTAGTGGCTATTAGGCCTTAGCGGATCAGGGGCTCAGCAGGGCGGCACGATCGGCACGGCAGCAGCCggtgcccccccgccccggcacAGCCGCAGCCGGGGCCGGCGGCTCCGTCTCGCCCTGCCCGGCGctggcaccggcaccgggacggggcccgcccccggccgggcTGTAAACACGGCgccctgcccgctgcccgcTGCCCGCCAGCCGCGGGGGGAGCGGCCCGGCCCGGTGCGACGGGCGCTGCGCAGCTGCTGGAAGTTTCCGTCTCTCCCCCCGCCACcggcgggcggccccgggctgCGGCCAGCGGATCTAGGCCACCGGCAGGGGAAGGACCGCCGGCCACCGGCTGCACGGGAAGGGCGCGCACCCGTGcgtccccgctccccgccgtgCGCCCCGGTGCCCGCCGTGCGCC
This window harbors:
- the DNAJB2 gene encoding dnaJ homolog subfamily B member 2 isoform X2, producing the protein MVDYYEALGVSRNATADDIKKAYRKAALKWHPDKNPDNKEYAEQKFKEIAEAYEVLSDKQKRDIYDRYGKEGLMGAGPGGSRADAGAPEFTFTFRSAHDVFREFFGGRDPFADFFDEMLPFSELRGAGHRHHGGGHFFSPFPGSSDFFASSFSSGADAGLGFRSVSTSTTFVNGRRITTKRIIENGRERVEVEEDGELKSIHIDGVPDDMALGLELSRREQQAFPSPRPPSPPPPAPHRPQSSSPVCLYTDSEDEDEDLQLAMAYSLSEMEAAGHHRAGVF
- the DNAJB2 gene encoding dnaJ homolog subfamily B member 2 isoform X1; protein product: MVDYYEALGVSRNATADDIKKAYRKAALKWHPDKNPDNKEYAEQKFKEIAEAYEVLSDKQKRDIYDRYGKEGLMGAAGPGGSRADAGAPEFTFTFRSAHDVFREFFGGRDPFADFFDEMLPFSELRGAGHRHHGGGHFFSPFPGSSDFFASSFSSGADAGLGFRSVSTSTTFVNGRRITTKRIIENGRERVEVEEDGELKSIHIDGVPDDMALGLELSRREQQAFPSPRPPSPPPPAPHRPQSSSPVCLYTDSEDEDEDLQLAMAYSLSEMEAAGHHRAGVF